The Coffea arabica cultivar ET-39 chromosome 8e, Coffea Arabica ET-39 HiFi, whole genome shotgun sequence genome window below encodes:
- the LOC113704098 gene encoding uncharacterized protein has translation MAMPYDYEDGHQQQSGPDSLSYDPSFVPDPVKSFVVHLYRHIREKNVYEIHQMYENSFQTLSERMFKDVPWPSVDAVAPFVDNDHVFCLLYREMWFRHLYARLSPTLKQRIDSWDNYCSLFQVVLHGVVNMQLPNQWLWDMVDEFVYQFQSFCQYRAKMKNKTEQEIALLKQFDQAWNVYGVLNFLQALVEKSMIIQILEQEKEGLEQFTATDGYDYNGGSNVLKVLGYFSMIGLLRVHCLLGDYHTGLKCLLPIDLSQQGVYTSVIGSHIATIYHYGFANLMLRRYVDAIREFNKILLYIYKTKQYHQKSPQYEQILKKNEQMYALLAISLSLCPQVKLVEETVNSQLREKYGEKMLRMQRFDDEAFALYDELFSYACPKFITPSAPSFEEPLVNYNQDAYRLQLKLFLYEVKQQQLLSGVRTFLKVYSTISMGKLATYLEVDEPTLRTILLTYKHKTHAVDSDGKISSNADVDFYVDDDMIHVIESKPAKRYGDYFLRQIVKLEGVMTDVDRVKLE, from the exons ATGGCGATGCCGTACGATTACGAAGACGGGCACCAGCAGCAATCCGGACCAGACTCACTGAGTTACGACCCGAGCTTCGTGCCGGACCCGGTAAAATCCTTCGTAGTCCATCTATACAGGCACATTAGAGAGAAGAATGTCTACGAGATTCACCAGATGTACGAGAACTCTTTCCAAACCCTAAGCGAACGTATGTTCAAAGACGTCCCCTGGCCCTCCGTCGACGCCGTCGCGCCTTTCGTTGATAACGACCACGTTTTCTGCCTTCTCTACCGTGAAATGTGGTTCCGGCACCTTTATGCTAGACTCTCCCCTACTCTCAAGCAGAGGATTGATTCTTGGGATAATTACTGCAGCCTCTTCCAG GTGGTATTGCATGGGGTGGTGAATATGCAATTGCCAAACCAGTGGTTGTGGGATATGGTGGATGAGTTTGTCTACCAGTTTCAGTCATTCTGTCAATATCGGGCAAAGATGAAGAACAAGACAGAGCAGGAGATTGCGCTTCTGAAGCAGTTTGATCAG GCATGGAACGTCTATGGTGTTCTTaacttcttgcaagctcttgtggAGAAATCTATGATTATTCAAATCCTGGAGCAAGAGAAGGAAGGGCTTGAACAGTTTACTGCTACTGATGGATATGATTACAATGGTGGAAGCAATGTTTTGAAGGTCTTGGGGTACTTTAGCATGATAGGTTTGCTTAGAGTTCACTGTTTGCTGGGCGATTATCACACTGGCCTAAAGTGCTTACTTCCAATTGATTTAAGTCAACAAGGTGTATACACCAGCGTAATTGGAAGTCACATTGCCACAATATATCATTACGGGTTTGCCAATCTTATGCTGAGGAG ATATGTGGATGCCATTAGAGAGTTCAACAAAATTCTGTTATATATTTATAAGACTAAGCAATATCACCAGAAATCCCCACAATATGAGCAGATACTGAAGAAGAATGAGCAGATGTATGCCTTGCTGGCTATTTCTTTATCCCTTTGCCCTCAAGTGAAGCTTGTTGAGGAGACTGTGAACTCCCAATTACGTGAGAAATATGGTGAAAAAATGTTGAGAATGCAGAGATTTGACGATGAGGCGTTTGCACTATATGATGAGCTTTTCTCCTATGCATGTCCCAAGTTCATCACTCCATCTGCTCCTAGTTTTGAGGAGCCTCTTGTAAACTACAATCAG GATGCCTATAGGCTTCAGTTGAAGCTGTTTCTTTATGAAGTGAAACAGCAACAATTATTATCAGGTGTTCGAACATTTTTAAAAGTTTACTCAACGATCTCCATGGGCAAGCTTGCTACTTACCTGGAAGTGGATGAACCTACTTTAAG GACAATTTTGTTGACATACAAGCACAAAACACACGCTGTTGATTCTGATGGAAAGATCAGCTCCAATGCTGATGTTGACTTTTATGTAGATGAT